From the genome of Ignavibacteriales bacterium, one region includes:
- a CDS encoding ABC transporter ATP-binding protein, translated as MIEIVNLHKSFGANNVLRGVNLEIKEGESLAIIGRSGCGKSVLLKHIVGLLQPDEGYIKFDGKIISELAQKELYKIRRKFGFLFQGAALFDSMTVEENVGIALVENDIGYSKEMINKIVAEKLELVGLPGTQNLKPSELSGGMKKRVGLARALVSNPEYILYDEPTTGLDPIMSDSIDDLIKDLNQKLKVTSIIVTHDMFSVKNTADKIAMMHEGKIYFKGTPKEVLESTDSVVKNFIQRTGF; from the coding sequence ATGATTGAAATAGTAAATCTGCACAAAAGTTTTGGCGCCAATAATGTTCTTCGCGGCGTAAATCTCGAGATCAAAGAAGGAGAGTCGCTTGCTATAATTGGTAGAAGCGGCTGCGGGAAAAGTGTACTTCTTAAGCATATAGTAGGATTACTTCAACCCGACGAAGGATATATAAAATTCGATGGAAAAATTATAAGCGAGCTTGCGCAGAAGGAACTTTATAAAATAAGGCGGAAGTTCGGTTTTCTTTTTCAAGGAGCAGCGTTATTTGATTCTATGACCGTAGAAGAAAATGTTGGAATTGCTCTTGTAGAAAATGATATCGGATATTCAAAAGAAATGATAAATAAAATAGTTGCAGAAAAACTTGAATTGGTAGGTTTACCCGGCACTCAAAACTTAAAACCTTCCGAACTCTCAGGCGGAATGAAAAAACGTGTGGGACTTGCACGCGCCTTAGTTTCAAACCCGGAATATATTTTGTATGACGAACCGACTACCGGTCTCGACCCGATAATGTCCGATTCGATAGATGATTTAATCAAAGACCTAAATCAAAAATTGAAAGTAACTTCGATTATTGTCACCCATGATATGTTCAGTGTTAAAAATACAGCTGATAAAATTGCGATGATGCACGAGGGGAAAATATATTTTAAAGGTACACCTAAAGAAGTACTTGAAAGTACTGATTCCGTAGTTAAAAATTTTATTCAGAGAACCGGATTCTGA
- a CDS encoding Nif3-like dinuclear metal center hexameric protein, with product MTKYLEDWAPPGAAWEKDNVGLQVGSRGATIKNIMLCLELDDKVLKEALQKKCNFIFTHHPLIFNPIKKLDLEKNFTAKLIEKIVKNNITVYSAHTNLDFTKDGVSFELAKTLKLKNPRFLEFEESNQLKIVLFVPQSSLQKVSSEVFRAGGGIIGEYENCSFRIDGEGTFKGSEKSKPNIGKKNKLERVNEVRIEFIVDSWNLNKVISAIQKSHPYEEPAYDIYPLKNKNVNYGAGVVGELDKMMTQKEFLKYVCKSLRTKTVKFCEGKNNSIFKVAVCGGSGSELLPAAMSSGADAFVTADLKYHAYHTAQKNILLIDAGHYETEIVVLNSVQQKMKKFISSDKKIKILKYSGITNPVKFYKQEGV from the coding sequence TTGACAAAATATCTGGAAGATTGGGCACCGCCCGGAGCTGCTTGGGAGAAGGACAATGTAGGACTTCAAGTCGGCTCACGAGGCGCAACAATCAAAAACATCATGCTCTGTCTAGAGCTAGATGATAAAGTCCTAAAAGAAGCCCTTCAAAAAAAATGTAACTTTATTTTTACGCATCATCCTCTCATTTTTAATCCAATAAAAAAATTAGACCTCGAGAAAAATTTCACAGCAAAACTGATTGAAAAAATTGTAAAAAACAATATCACCGTTTACTCAGCCCATACAAATTTAGATTTTACAAAAGACGGTGTTTCGTTTGAACTAGCAAAGACATTGAAATTGAAAAACCCCCGCTTTCTGGAATTTGAAGAAAGTAATCAGTTAAAAATCGTCCTATTCGTACCACAATCAAGTTTGCAAAAAGTTTCCAGCGAGGTATTCCGCGCGGGCGGCGGCATAATTGGTGAATATGAGAATTGCAGTTTCAGAATAGATGGAGAGGGAACCTTTAAGGGATCGGAAAAGTCTAAGCCGAATATTGGTAAGAAAAATAAACTGGAACGAGTGAACGAAGTACGGATCGAATTCATAGTTGATTCATGGAACTTGAACAAAGTAATTTCTGCGATACAAAAATCTCATCCTTACGAAGAGCCTGCATACGATATCTATCCTTTGAAAAATAAGAATGTAAATTATGGAGCGGGTGTTGTAGGTGAACTTGATAAAATGATGACACAAAAAGAATTTCTGAAGTATGTTTGCAAATCATTAAGAACTAAAACCGTAAAATTTTGCGAGGGTAAGAATAATTCGATTTTTAAAGTTGCGGTTTGCGGAGGTTCCGGTTCCGAATTGCTTCCGGCTGCTATGTCAAGCGGCGCGGATGCATTTGTTACAGCAGATCTTAAATATCACGCATACCACACTGCACAGAAAAATATCTTGTTAATTGATGCCGGCCATTATGAAACTGAAATTGTTGTACTTAATTCGGTTCAGCAAAAAATGAAAAAGTTTATTTCGAGTGATAAGAAAATAAAAATTTTAAAATATTCGGGTATTACAAACCCCGTAAAGTTTTATAAACAAGAAGGAGTCTAA
- a CDS encoding GNAT family N-acetyltransferase → MQIEYRIEENLNVDEFIDCLIDSTLGERRPVNDKDRIAKMLTNANLIVTARTSNLLIGVSRSITDFSYCTYLSDLAVRKNYQHKGIGKELIRRTKLASEPAKLILLSAPAAIDYYPKIGMTKHNYCYLLTDVEELK, encoded by the coding sequence ATGCAGATTGAATATAGAATAGAAGAAAATTTAAATGTAGATGAATTCATTGATTGCCTAATTGATTCAACGCTTGGCGAACGTCGCCCTGTTAATGATAAAGATAGAATTGCTAAAATGCTTACAAATGCAAATTTGATTGTAACGGCGCGTACAAGCAATTTACTTATTGGTGTATCGCGCTCAATAACGGATTTTTCTTACTGCACATATCTTTCTGATCTCGCGGTGAGAAAAAATTATCAACACAAGGGAATTGGTAAAGAATTAATCAGAAGGACAAAATTAGCTAGTGAACCGGCAAAGCTAATATTGCTTTCGGCTCCTGCCGCTATTGATTATTATCCAAAGATCGGAATGACAAAGCACAACTATTGTTATTTACTAACGGATGTTGAAGAGCTAAAATGA
- the ispG gene encoding (E)-4-hydroxy-3-methylbut-2-enyl-diphosphate synthase, protein MIEQLKKYCNSLTEYSRYKTREVFIGDVPLGGDNPIRIQSMTTTDTMNTIATVEQSIRMIDAGCEYVRITAPSINEAQNLQNIKNELRRRGYKTPLIADIHFTPNAAELAARIVEKVRVNPGNYADKKKFQKLEYTDTEYNAEIERIREKFSPLVKICKEYGTAMRIGTNHGSLSDRIMSRYGDTPHGMVESALEFLRICEDLNYYNIVLSMKSSNPQVMVHAYRLLIQQMEAEKMNYPLHLGVTEAGDGEDGRIKSAVGIGTLLEDGIGDTIRVSLTEEPEYEIPVAISLVNRYKERENHIPIIPIDDLPKDPFVYSRRESFETAGIGGNTVPKVFADFSKKEILSEKDLKNVGYNYDPLTDKWNMSDQACDLIYVAKHDLTFDVPTGLKVVYDFEKWSLLEDKTKGFPFFLSCDQFNGSKDKSFILNFVELDAKSIFNKRILSAANDETVVLVITTNNLHGMAEQRRIFFELIANGINNPVIIKRSYDKVDEDEFRLYSSTDLGALLIDGFGDGIWLTGKDKSLQNFNNSFINRTSFGILQAARTRISKTEYIACPSCGRTLFDLVEVTNKIRKRTEHLKGVKIAIMGCIVNGPGEMADADFGYVGSGPGKITLYRGKEIIRRNVNSDDAVEELIEIIRENGSWIQPAEI, encoded by the coding sequence ATGATTGAGCAATTAAAGAAATACTGTAATAGTCTAACCGAGTATTCGAGATATAAAACGCGTGAAGTTTTTATCGGTGATGTACCTCTAGGCGGCGATAATCCGATACGTATTCAATCCATGACTACCACAGACACTATGAACACAATTGCTACGGTTGAGCAATCAATAAGAATGATTGACGCAGGCTGCGAGTATGTACGCATTACAGCACCAAGTATAAATGAAGCCCAGAATCTTCAAAACATTAAAAATGAATTGCGCAGGCGCGGTTATAAAACACCTCTGATTGCAGATATTCATTTTACACCAAATGCGGCGGAACTTGCTGCTAGAATTGTTGAAAAAGTTCGGGTTAACCCTGGTAATTATGCCGATAAGAAAAAATTTCAAAAACTTGAATACACAGATACCGAATACAATGCAGAGATTGAACGAATTAGAGAGAAATTTTCTCCGCTAGTAAAAATCTGCAAAGAATACGGAACGGCAATGCGCATCGGAACAAACCATGGTTCTCTATCGGATCGAATTATGAGCCGTTACGGTGATACACCGCATGGAATGGTCGAGTCTGCTTTAGAGTTTTTACGCATCTGTGAAGATCTGAATTATTACAATATCGTACTCTCCATGAAATCAAGTAATCCGCAAGTAATGGTTCATGCATACCGTTTGCTAATTCAGCAGATGGAAGCCGAAAAAATGAATTATCCGCTCCATCTGGGAGTAACTGAAGCTGGTGACGGAGAAGATGGAAGAATTAAATCTGCAGTTGGAATTGGAACACTCCTTGAAGACGGAATCGGTGATACAATTCGTGTTTCATTAACTGAAGAACCCGAATATGAAATTCCGGTTGCAATCTCTCTTGTAAACAGATACAAAGAAAGAGAAAATCACATACCGATTATTCCAATTGATGATTTACCGAAAGATCCGTTCGTTTATTCACGAAGAGAATCATTTGAAACTGCCGGCATTGGCGGGAATACAGTTCCAAAAGTCTTCGCCGACTTCAGCAAAAAGGAAATTCTATCTGAAAAAGATTTAAAAAATGTTGGATATAATTACGATCCACTAACAGATAAATGGAACATGAGCGATCAAGCTTGTGATTTAATTTATGTTGCCAAACATGATCTTACATTTGATGTACCGACCGGATTAAAAGTAGTTTACGATTTTGAAAAATGGAGTTTGCTGGAAGATAAAACAAAAGGATTTCCATTTTTCCTATCATGCGATCAATTTAACGGCTCAAAAGACAAATCATTTATTCTAAATTTTGTAGAACTTGATGCAAAATCAATTTTCAATAAACGAATTTTATCAGCGGCAAATGATGAGACTGTGGTCTTAGTCATAACGACAAATAATCTTCACGGAATGGCAGAGCAGAGAAGAATATTTTTTGAACTGATTGCGAACGGAATTAATAATCCAGTAATCATAAAACGATCATACGATAAAGTTGACGAAGACGAGTTCCGGCTCTATTCCTCAACAGATTTGGGTGCTTTGCTAATAGATGGCTTTGGAGATGGAATCTGGCTTACCGGGAAAGACAAATCCTTGCAAAATTTTAATAACTCATTTATTAACAGAACTTCTTTCGGAATTCTGCAGGCAGCACGGACGCGGATTTCCAAAACCGAATATATCGCTTGTCCATCTTGCGGAAGAACTTTATTTGATCTTGTTGAAGTCACAAATAAGATACGTAAACGAACCGAGCATTTGAAAGGTGTTAAAATTGCTATTATGGGCTGTATTGTAAATGGTCCCGGTGAAATGGCCGATGCCGATTTCGGTTATGTTGGCTCAGGACCAGGCAAAATTACACTTTACCGGGGTAAGGAGATTATCCGAAGGAATGTTAATTCCGACGACGCTGTAGAAGAGTTAATAGAGATTATACGTGAAAATGGTTCTTGGATTCAACCCGCAGAAATTTAA
- a CDS encoding NAD(P)H-dependent oxidoreductase — protein sequence MPLNYSIILSSVREKSQGINAAKFILNKCLERGYNVTLIDPKEYNLPLLDKMYIEYHKGTAPESLEKLHNILSASDGYIIVTGEYNHSLPPALTNLMDYFRQEYFFKPAAIVSYSGGLIAGMRSAIQAKIFLGELGMVTTKTMLGIPKIQSAFNQSGEPVDESFHAKVKRFLDELEWYANALKSARAQGVPF from the coding sequence ATGCCTCTCAATTATTCTATAATTCTAAGTTCAGTTCGAGAGAAAAGTCAAGGCATCAATGCGGCAAAATTCATTTTAAACAAATGCCTTGAACGCGGTTATAACGTTACGTTAATTGATCCCAAGGAATATAACCTGCCTCTTCTTGATAAGATGTATATAGAATATCATAAAGGTACCGCTCCGGAATCACTAGAAAAACTTCATAATATTTTGTCCGCTTCAGATGGATATATAATTGTTACGGGTGAATATAATCATTCATTACCGCCGGCACTCACTAACTTGATGGATTATTTCCGTCAAGAGTATTTTTTCAAGCCGGCCGCAATTGTGAGTTATAGCGGCGGACTGATTGCAGGAATGCGATCGGCTATTCAAGCAAAAATATTTTTGGGTGAACTCGGAATGGTAACTACCAAAACAATGTTAGGAATTCCCAAGATACAATCGGCTTTTAATCAAAGTGGGGAACCTGTTGATGAATCATTCCATGCAAAAGTAAAACGGTTTCTCGATGAGCTAGAATGGTATGCAAACGCATTAAAGTCAGCACGAGCACAAGGTGTTCCATTCTAA
- a CDS encoding proline iminopeptidase-family hydrolase — translation MKNIYKQLTLILLSLLSLPSCGGEKKSSLQDSNYYARNSDAVQTGGIKIIPIETSKGKFNIWTKSYGNNPKIKLLLLNGGPGATHEYFECFESFLPAEGIEFIYYDQLGCGNSDNPKDTALWDLPRYVEEVEQVRKALNLTKDNFYLLGHSWGGILAMQYALKYQENLKGLIISNMMASCPDYKKYADDVLAKQMDPKILGEIKSIESKGDFENPKYMELLIPNFYQLHILRMPADQWPEPVNRSFAKMNQSLYVTMQGPSEFGISGKLEKWDIKKELPKIKVPTLVIGAKNDTMDSEHMKWISTQLPKGKYLYCPNGSHMCMYDDQKIYMEGLINFILSVDKDSKM, via the coding sequence ATGAAAAACATATATAAGCAGTTAACCCTCATTCTATTGTCATTATTATCATTGCCTTCGTGTGGTGGAGAAAAAAAATCTTCTTTACAAGACTCCAACTATTACGCAAGGAATTCGGATGCAGTACAAACCGGCGGTATTAAAATCATTCCGATTGAAACCTCTAAAGGTAAATTTAATATCTGGACCAAGAGTTACGGAAATAATCCGAAAATAAAATTGCTGCTTTTAAATGGCGGACCGGGCGCAACCCACGAATACTTTGAATGCTTCGAAAGTTTTTTACCTGCAGAAGGAATAGAATTTATTTACTATGATCAATTAGGCTGTGGAAATTCCGACAATCCAAAGGATACAGCTTTATGGGATCTTCCTCGTTATGTGGAAGAAGTTGAGCAGGTTCGTAAAGCACTCAATCTCACAAAAGATAATTTTTATCTGCTTGGTCATTCATGGGGCGGTATTCTAGCAATGCAATACGCTTTAAAGTATCAAGAAAATTTGAAAGGACTCATTATTTCCAATATGATGGCAAGTTGCCCCGATTATAAAAAATATGCCGATGACGTTTTAGCTAAACAGATGGATCCTAAAATTTTAGGTGAGATTAAGTCTATTGAATCAAAAGGTGATTTCGAAAATCCCAAATACATGGAATTGTTAATTCCGAATTTTTATCAACTTCACATTTTAAGAATGCCGGCCGACCAATGGCCGGAACCCGTAAACAGATCGTTCGCAAAAATGAATCAGTCGCTGTACGTGACTATGCAGGGTCCGAGCGAATTCGGAATTTCAGGTAAACTTGAAAAGTGGGATATAAAGAAAGAACTTCCTAAAATTAAAGTTCCTACATTAGTTATCGGCGCAAAGAATGATACGATGGATTCGGAACATATGAAATGGATTTCTACACAGCTGCCGAAAGGAAAATATCTATATTGTCCTAACGGCAGTCATATGTGCATGTATGATGACCAGAAAATTTATATGGAAGGGCTAATCAATTTTATTTTATCTGTAGACAAGGATTCGAAAATGTGA
- the radA gene encoding DNA repair protein RadA produces MAKNRIKYICSNCGHEELRWLGKCPSCESWNSFTEELIEEKKSSKKKFTGESSITKLNTAAHQSEDRIKTNIEEFDRVLGGGLMPGSVVLIGGDPGIGKSTLVMQAAAKIKSEVLYVTGEESANQINLRAKRLKVHSEKISVMTETDLDIILNAIGKHSPEVVIIDSIQTTYKTDFDNAPGTITQIRECTAELMQLAKKKHCAIIIVGHVTKEGAIAGPKVLEHIVDTVLQFEGERSYSYRILRAQKNRFGSTNEIGIFEMHDDGLREVKNPSEIFLSEQEKEITGSVVTSSMEGTRPILLEVQALVTPSSYGNPQRVATGFDYRRLSILLAVLEKRANLRLSAQNVFLNIAGGIRIDEPAVDLAVCCAIASNFSNKFARNDTVVVGEVGLGGEVRSVSNIDKRIQEAAKLGFKKIVVPSNNFKSVKSKSAIEIIPIDNLTSAINQILF; encoded by the coding sequence ATGGCTAAGAATAGAATAAAATATATTTGTTCGAATTGCGGTCACGAAGAATTAAGATGGCTTGGTAAATGCCCTTCATGCGAAAGCTGGAATTCTTTTACTGAAGAATTAATTGAAGAAAAAAAATCTTCAAAGAAAAAATTCACCGGGGAATCATCAATTACAAAATTGAATACGGCTGCTCATCAAAGTGAAGATAGAATAAAAACAAATATTGAGGAATTCGACCGTGTTCTTGGAGGCGGTTTGATGCCTGGTTCGGTTGTTTTAATTGGCGGAGATCCGGGGATTGGTAAATCAACGCTTGTAATGCAAGCCGCTGCTAAAATTAAAAGTGAAGTTTTATATGTAACGGGAGAGGAGTCGGCAAATCAAATAAATCTCCGCGCAAAAAGATTGAAAGTTCATTCGGAAAAAATTTCCGTAATGACAGAAACCGATCTTGATATTATTCTTAATGCAATCGGAAAACATTCACCCGAAGTTGTAATAATTGACTCTATTCAAACTACATATAAGACAGATTTTGATAACGCGCCCGGCACAATAACACAAATACGCGAATGTACAGCTGAACTTATGCAATTGGCAAAAAAGAAACATTGCGCAATTATAATTGTTGGTCATGTAACAAAAGAAGGAGCCATAGCAGGACCAAAAGTTCTTGAGCATATTGTTGATACTGTTCTGCAATTTGAAGGTGAACGAAGTTACTCTTACAGAATATTACGCGCTCAGAAAAACCGGTTCGGAAGTACAAACGAGATCGGTATTTTTGAAATGCATGACGACGGATTGCGGGAAGTCAAAAATCCGAGCGAGATATTTCTGAGTGAACAGGAAAAAGAAATCACCGGCTCAGTAGTAACATCGAGCATGGAAGGCACCCGTCCGATTCTTCTGGAAGTGCAGGCGTTGGTAACACCGTCTTCTTATGGAAATCCACAGCGTGTAGCAACCGGATTTGATTACCGCCGTCTTTCAATTTTATTAGCTGTTCTTGAAAAGAGAGCTAATCTTCGTTTGTCGGCTCAAAATGTATTTCTAAATATTGCAGGCGGAATTAGAATTGATGAACCGGCAGTTGATCTTGCTGTCTGCTGTGCGATAGCATCGAACTTCTCTAATAAGTTTGCCAGAAATGATACGGTTGTAGTTGGAGAAGTTGGTCTTGGTGGTGAAGTTAGAAGTGTTAGTAATATAGACAAACGAATTCAGGAAGCGGCAAAACTCGGATTTAAAAAAATTGTTGTCCCCTCAAATAATTTCAAATCGGTTAAAAGTAAATCGGCAATAGAAATTATTCCTATCGATAATCTTACATCTGCAATAAACCAAATTCTTTTTTAA
- a CDS encoding aminodeoxychorismate/anthranilate synthase component II — MKNKILIIDNYDSFTYNLLQIVEEFHYDYLLVKNDQLNYEIADQSSKILISPGPGLPSESGMITKVISKYASSKKILGVCLGHQAIAEAFGGELYNLPIVRHGIRSKIKTVSPEDYLFENIPSEFDAGLYHSWAISKNKFPDCLKITSVGTDDVIMSISHKEYDVIGVQFHPESVMTVYGKQIIQNWLKH, encoded by the coding sequence TTGAAAAATAAAATATTGATTATAGACAACTATGATTCTTTCACTTACAATTTACTGCAAATTGTAGAAGAATTTCACTATGATTATTTATTGGTTAAGAATGACCAACTTAATTATGAGATAGCGGATCAATCTTCCAAAATCCTTATCTCTCCTGGACCTGGACTTCCATCTGAATCGGGGATGATTACAAAAGTTATTTCCAAATACGCTTCATCAAAAAAAATACTTGGCGTATGCCTGGGACATCAAGCAATCGCAGAAGCATTCGGTGGAGAGCTTTATAATCTCCCCATCGTTCGTCATGGTATTAGATCTAAAATAAAAACTGTTTCTCCGGAAGATTATTTATTTGAAAATATTCCTTCGGAATTTGATGCCGGTTTATATCACTCTTGGGCAATTTCAAAAAATAAATTTCCGGATTGTCTTAAGATAACCTCCGTCGGTACTGACGATGTGATAATGTCTATTTCACACAAAGAATACGATGTAATTGGTGTTCAGTTTCATCCGGAATCTGTTATGACGGTTTATGGCAAACAGATAATTCAAAATTGGCTGAAACATTGA
- a CDS encoding C4-type zinc ribbon domain-containing protein, which produces MIEKLAILYELQLIDNQLDELEELRGDLPAAVNDLKQQIETIENQIETKESEKKKSLSTRKQNDDDVDRLKTNLKKFKSQLYQVRNNKEYDALTKEIDHSEEQITKLEAESTALEDLIQKLKGEIKEIEPQLDILSKDLKEKETELKQIIKANEREEARLKDKRDKVVTKVKKPDYNTYSRIRKALGGKAVVTLIRAACTGCYNVVPPQRQLEIKSGKRLYSCESCGRILVSPEVAEEVQKKIQF; this is translated from the coding sequence TTGATAGAAAAATTGGCAATACTTTACGAACTTCAGTTGATTGACAATCAGCTTGATGAATTGGAGGAATTGCGAGGGGATCTTCCGGCAGCTGTTAACGATTTGAAACAGCAGATCGAGACTATCGAAAATCAAATCGAAACAAAAGAGAGCGAAAAGAAAAAATCACTCAGCACACGGAAACAAAATGATGATGATGTTGACCGATTGAAAACCAATCTTAAAAAATTTAAGTCGCAGCTTTATCAAGTTCGCAACAACAAAGAATATGATGCCCTCACCAAAGAGATAGATCATTCGGAAGAACAGATAACAAAGCTTGAAGCGGAAAGCACCGCTTTGGAAGACCTTATTCAAAAATTAAAAGGGGAAATTAAAGAAATTGAACCCCAGCTAGATATACTGTCAAAAGACTTAAAAGAAAAGGAAACCGAGTTAAAGCAAATTATAAAAGCAAATGAACGTGAAGAAGCCAGATTAAAAGATAAAAGAGATAAGGTAGTTACCAAAGTTAAAAAACCAGATTATAACACCTACTCACGAATCCGTAAGGCTCTTGGCGGAAAAGCAGTTGTTACACTAATTCGCGCCGCATGTACCGGATGTTACAATGTTGTCCCTCCACAGAGACAATTGGAAATTAAATCCGGAAAGAGACTTTATTCATGTGAATCTTGCGGAAGAATTTTAGTTTCTCCGGAAGTTGCAGAAGAAGTTCAAAAGAAAATTCAGTTTTAA
- a CDS encoding aminotransferase class IV: MSRLFESIKVFDRKLYDIEYHNARMNKTRHELFNSHDEIDLVEVIKIPADLSHNLYKCRVIYTDGIINIVFHPYIMKPVTDLKVVYDDSILYKYKFEDREEFLKHLDNVEEREILIVKNRLITDTSYSNIVFSDNEKFITPATPLLKGTKREKLLNIGKIIEGEIRLTDLHKFKYAYLINAMIDLEDNVRVPINKILY, encoded by the coding sequence ATGTCCCGATTATTTGAGAGCATAAAGGTATTCGATAGAAAGTTATATGACATTGAATATCATAATGCCAGAATGAATAAAACCCGGCATGAGTTATTTAATTCTCATGATGAAATAGATTTAGTCGAAGTAATCAAAATACCAGCAGACCTATCACACAACCTTTATAAATGCAGAGTAATTTACACTGACGGAATTATCAATATTGTATTCCACCCGTACATAATGAAACCGGTTACTGACCTAAAAGTGGTTTATGACGATTCTATCTTATACAAATATAAGTTTGAAGACCGCGAAGAATTTCTGAAACATTTAGATAATGTTGAAGAAAGAGAAATCTTAATTGTAAAAAATAGATTGATTACCGATACGAGTTATTCCAATATTGTTTTTAGTGATAATGAAAAATTTATAACTCCAGCCACCCCGCTTCTAAAAGGAACAAAAAGAGAAAAATTATTAAATATTGGGAAAATTATTGAAGGGGAGATTCGGTTAACCGATTTACATAAATTCAAATATGCATATCTGATTAATGCAATGATTGACTTGGAAGATAATGTCCGCGTTCCAATCAACAAGATTTTATATTAA
- a CDS encoding DJ-1/PfpI family protein translates to MIKKSVLLIIPAQNFNEEEYLIITNSLELADVKIFIASDSNFLCLGSNGLKVKNDVQLYNIHESNFSGMILIGGSGMRKYWDNKTIQSISQKFAKSKKPLGAICSAPVILAKAGVLNESATCHSDDRRALESEGIVYQDLQVVSQKNIITAQNPSAAPEFVKAFLYELAKS, encoded by the coding sequence TTGATCAAGAAAAGCGTTCTGCTCATCATTCCCGCACAAAACTTCAATGAAGAGGAATATCTTATCATCACAAATTCTCTCGAACTAGCCGATGTTAAAATATTCATTGCATCGGATTCGAATTTTCTTTGTCTCGGTTCAAACGGCTTGAAAGTTAAAAATGACGTTCAGCTTTATAATATTCATGAAAGTAACTTCAGCGGAATGATACTAATCGGCGGAAGCGGCATGAGAAAGTACTGGGACAATAAAACAATTCAATCTATTTCTCAAAAATTTGCGAAGAGCAAAAAACCGCTTGGCGCAATCTGCAGCGCACCCGTTATATTGGCAAAAGCCGGAGTACTTAACGAAAGTGCGACGTGTCATTCCGATGACAGACGCGCACTCGAAAGTGAAGGCATTGTTTACCAAGATTTACAAGTTGTATCACAAAAAAATATTATTACTGCTCAAAACCCTTCTGCGGCACCTGAATTTGTGAAAGCATTTTTATATGAGCTTGCTAAAAGTTAA
- a CDS encoding aminodeoxychorismate synthase component I, with protein sequence MSNKELAAVKLMNEYGNDKIPFLFIVDFEIKEPVVIKLSEVIPSSILFNINGKKNYNIKTKLNSSILFEKHPISYEKYISVYENILKEINAGNTYLLNLTFPTRIATNLTLEQIFLLSRAEYKLLYKNKFVVFSPESFVKISDGIISSFPMKGTIDASIENAEQVILNDPKEIAEHNTIVDLIRNDLSMVSKNVRVEKFRYVEKIETNSKILLQVSSKICGEVGNDYNRRIGEIIFNLLPAGSISGAPKKKTVDIIKSSEIYSRGFYTGIFGYFDGSTLDSGVMIRFIEQTGEGLIFKSGGGITFMSTPESEFQEMIDKVYVPII encoded by the coding sequence ATGAGTAATAAAGAATTAGCCGCAGTTAAATTAATGAACGAATATGGAAATGATAAAATTCCATTTCTATTCATAGTTGATTTCGAAATCAAAGAACCGGTTGTAATAAAATTGAGTGAGGTAATTCCGTCAAGTATACTCTTCAACATAAATGGTAAGAAAAATTACAATATTAAAACTAAACTAAACAGTTCCATCCTATTCGAAAAACATCCTATCAGCTATGAAAAATACATTTCAGTTTATGAAAATATTTTAAAAGAGATAAATGCAGGAAACACTTATCTGCTTAATCTAACTTTCCCAACAAGAATTGCAACTAATCTTACACTTGAACAGATATTCCTTTTAAGCCGAGCCGAATATAAGCTCCTGTACAAAAATAAATTCGTTGTTTTTTCTCCGGAATCCTTTGTAAAGATTTCTGATGGGATTATTTCTTCTTTCCCGATGAAGGGTACAATAGATGCTTCAATTGAGAATGCCGAACAAGTTATTCTGAACGATCCCAAAGAGATTGCTGAACACAACACGATAGTCGATTTGATCAGAAATGATTTGAGTATGGTTTCAAAAAATGTTCGTGTTGAGAAATTTAGATATGTGGAAAAAATCGAGACCAATAGTAAAATCCTCTTGCAGGTTAGTTCAAAAATATGCGGTGAAGTGGGAAATGATTATAACCGTAGAATAGGAGAAATAATTTTTAATTTACTTCCGGCAGGTTCAATAAGCGGCGCGCCGAAAAAGAAAACAGTTGATATCATCAAATCGTCTGAAATATATTCACGCGGTTTTTATACCGGAATCTTCGGATACTTTGACGGTTCTACACTCGACAGCGGAGTTATGATTCGATTTATTGAACAAACAGGTGAAGGATTAATATTTAAAAGCGGCGGCGGAATTACATTTATGAGCACACCTGAATCAGAATTTCAAGAAATGATAGATAAGGTCTATGTCCCGATTATTTGA